In a genomic window of Arthrobacter woluwensis:
- a CDS encoding ABC transporter substrate-binding protein — translation MKKIAEKTTTEKNAAEKITAGRLARRTALTLTALALVAGTAACTNTETPTAGGNPGASGTSAPGGVGAGGRAAAEAVQADPAVEALVPAALKQKGSLSLVTDPTYAPITFTDSSGAFVGLEPDLAVAVGKKMGLKADFSKGDFNGIIAGIQAKRYDASWAAFSITADRAAQVDMVSYMKGGTSVMVKKGNTSGIQKVEDLCGKTVAAQTGTTQALSVLPAFQKQCADAGKGQITTLILPQQDNVNQAVSTGRAQAMAADNALVAYYSQLQPDVFSAVDSILVEPALTGVITNKADSSLAKAFQKALGSLMADGTYQKILSAWGMSASAIPASEINPVK, via the coding sequence ATGAAGAAGATCGCCGAGAAGACGACCACCGAGAAGAACGCCGCCGAGAAGATCACGGCCGGCCGCCTGGCCCGCCGCACCGCTCTCACCCTGACCGCCCTCGCACTCGTGGCCGGCACCGCAGCCTGCACCAACACCGAGACCCCGACGGCGGGGGGCAACCCGGGAGCCTCCGGCACCAGCGCCCCCGGCGGCGTGGGGGCGGGCGGCCGCGCGGCGGCGGAAGCTGTCCAGGCGGATCCCGCCGTCGAAGCCCTCGTGCCGGCGGCCCTCAAGCAGAAGGGCTCCCTCAGCCTCGTCACCGACCCCACCTACGCCCCCATCACCTTCACCGACAGCAGCGGCGCCTTCGTGGGCCTCGAGCCGGACCTCGCCGTCGCCGTCGGCAAGAAGATGGGCCTCAAGGCCGACTTCAGCAAGGGCGATTTCAACGGCATCATCGCCGGCATCCAGGCCAAGCGCTACGACGCGTCCTGGGCCGCCTTCTCCATCACGGCCGATCGCGCCGCGCAGGTGGACATGGTCAGCTACATGAAGGGCGGCACGTCCGTCATGGTGAAGAAGGGCAACACCTCCGGCATCCAGAAGGTGGAGGACCTGTGCGGCAAGACCGTCGCGGCGCAGACCGGCACCACCCAGGCGCTGTCCGTCCTGCCCGCCTTCCAGAAGCAGTGCGCGGACGCCGGCAAGGGCCAGATCACCACGCTGATCCTCCCCCAGCAGGACAACGTGAACCAGGCCGTCTCCACGGGCCGCGCCCAGGCCATGGCCGCCGACAACGCCCTCGTGGCGTACTACTCGCAGCTGCAGCCGGACGTGTTCTCCGCCGTGGACAGCATTCTCGTGGAGCCGGCACTCACCGGGGTGATCACCAACAAGGCGGACTCCTCGCTCGCCAAGGCGTTCCAGAAGGCTCTCGGCTCGCTCATGGCGGACGGCACCTACCAGAAGATCCTCTCGGCCTGGGGCATGTCCGCCTCCGCGATCCCGGCCTCCGAGATCAACCCCGTCAAGTAG
- a CDS encoding amino acid ABC transporter permease, which yields MTPSSPGTVTEDHGRIDYLAMSGLPVLKRRRPGQVVSVIVIALLILLMVGTLLTNPGFGWPTVGKYLFDTRILAGLLLTLELTIIAEVIGFAVGMILAVMRMSPNRLISGVAGAYIWFFRGTPLLVQLLFWGFAAALFPTIGIGIPFIGPNFVEWNTNDVISLMGAAILGLGLNEAAYTAEIIRAGLLSVPAGQTEASRSMGFSHLKTLWYVVIPQSMKVIIPPIGNNVISMLKTTSLVIVIGVGDLLYNAQQIYAQNLKQIPLLIVASIWYIALTSVLSWFQSRLEKKYSKGTARPAKPAKKEAR from the coding sequence GTGACCCCTTCAAGCCCCGGAACCGTGACCGAAGACCACGGCCGGATCGATTACCTGGCCATGTCCGGGCTTCCCGTCCTGAAACGACGGCGCCCCGGGCAGGTGGTCTCCGTCATCGTCATCGCCCTGCTCATCCTCCTGATGGTGGGCACCCTGCTGACCAACCCCGGCTTCGGCTGGCCCACCGTCGGCAAGTACCTCTTCGACACGCGCATCCTCGCAGGCCTGCTCCTGACCCTGGAACTGACCATCATCGCCGAGGTCATCGGCTTCGCGGTCGGGATGATCCTGGCCGTCATGCGGATGAGTCCCAACCGGCTCATCTCCGGCGTGGCCGGCGCCTACATTTGGTTCTTCCGCGGCACACCGCTGCTCGTCCAGCTCCTGTTCTGGGGTTTCGCCGCGGCGCTCTTCCCCACCATCGGCATCGGCATCCCGTTCATCGGACCGAACTTCGTGGAGTGGAACACCAATGACGTCATCTCCCTGATGGGCGCGGCGATCCTGGGTCTCGGGCTGAACGAAGCCGCGTACACGGCGGAGATCATCCGGGCCGGTCTGCTCAGCGTTCCCGCCGGGCAGACCGAGGCCAGCCGCTCCATGGGCTTCAGCCACCTGAAGACCCTCTGGTACGTGGTGATCCCCCAGTCCATGAAGGTGATCATCCCGCCCATCGGCAACAACGTGATCTCGATGCTCAAGACCACGTCCCTGGTGATCGTGATCGGCGTCGGCGATCTGCTCTACAACGCCCAGCAGATCTACGCCCAGAACCTCAAACAGATCCCCCTGCTGATCGTGGCCAGCATCTGGTACATCGCCCTCACCAGCGTCCTCAGCTGGTTCCAGTCCCGGCTCGAGAAGAAGTACTCCAAGGGCACCGCCCGCCCGGCCAAGCCCGCCAAGAAGGAGGCCCGCTGA
- a CDS encoding amino acid ABC transporter ATP-binding protein, with product MATVEFLNVHKSFGPVEVLKGIDFRVEPQQVVCLIGPSGSGKSTLLRCVNHLEVTTAGAILVNDQMIGYNVHGDRLVEASDAEIDRRRSRIGMVFQSFNLFGHMTALENVMFGPTKLLKTPKAQAESEARELLAKVGLAERANNYPSQLSGGQQQRVAIARALAMKPDLMLFDEPTSALDPELVGEVLDVMKQLAASGMTMIVVTHEMGFAREVADVVVFMDGGVIVEQGLPDDVLLNPQHERTRAFLSKVL from the coding sequence ATGGCTACCGTCGAGTTCCTCAACGTCCACAAGAGCTTCGGCCCGGTAGAGGTCCTCAAGGGGATCGATTTCCGCGTGGAACCGCAGCAGGTGGTGTGCCTGATCGGCCCGTCCGGCTCCGGCAAATCCACGCTCCTGCGCTGCGTGAACCACCTCGAGGTCACCACCGCCGGCGCCATCCTGGTCAACGACCAGATGATCGGCTACAACGTGCACGGAGACCGTCTGGTCGAGGCCTCCGACGCCGAGATCGACCGGCGCCGCTCCCGCATCGGCATGGTGTTCCAGAGCTTCAACCTCTTCGGGCACATGACGGCCCTGGAGAACGTGATGTTCGGCCCCACCAAGCTCCTCAAGACGCCCAAAGCCCAGGCCGAGAGCGAAGCCAGGGAGCTCCTGGCCAAAGTCGGCCTGGCCGAGCGCGCCAACAATTACCCGTCCCAGCTCTCCGGCGGTCAGCAGCAGCGGGTGGCGATCGCCCGGGCCCTCGCCATGAAGCCGGACCTCATGCTGTTCGACGAACCCACCTCGGCCCTGGACCCGGAACTCGTGGGCGAGGTGCTGGACGTGATGAAGCAGCTGGCTGCCAGCGGCATGACCATGATCGTCGTGACCCACGAGATGGGGTTCGCCCGCGAAGTGGCGGACGTCGTGGTCTTCATGGACGGCGGCGTGATCGTGGAACAGGGCCTCCCGGACGATGTCCTCCTGAACCCGCAGCACGAACGCACCCGGGCCTTCCTCTCCAAGGTCCTCTGA
- a CDS encoding amidohydrolase yields MRTLSTFHRPAAQAHPVVLHHATFHTLEDGSSPEALLVFGQDIAAAGTLEHCLAAAAALSPAAPEVVDLGGAVVVPGFIDAHAHPLMYGQLMTWVDCGPEKAGSIPEIVALLQEAARELSAGRPVRGYGYEHRNLVEGRHPTRHELDQVATDREVYLMNASGHGGVVNSFTLELHGVTRDTPNPPGGEFFRDADGELTGELSDAACNVLTGVHGVKVGHHGPNFHLADAPEEHLRQLAAAQEKFLAGGVTAIGDAQVSRREFDMYLRLAEADGLKTRVSIYLLSHLLDDALEMGLHGAFGNDMLSFAGIKLYADGTLGGWTAYFPDGYVGDPCRTGQLYHEPAEYRELIRKAHAAGVQTATHAQSPTALEMVIGAIEAALEERPDDDARHRIEHCGLPTPEQIERMAAAGIHPVNQPQHYYNWGEGVTAAIGTPGERFNPLGEFVRAGVPVTISSDAPVADPLPLEAIQAAVTRVTRRGHRLGSLDLRISREEALKAHTLTAARAIGRETDLGSLAVGKRADFAVLSADPLTVPEDEIARIQVLQTWVDGRRRFLAGTPTAIPAQHAIQD; encoded by the coding sequence ATGCGCACCCTCTCCACCTTCCACCGGCCCGCCGCCCAGGCCCACCCGGTAGTGCTCCACCACGCCACCTTCCACACCCTGGAGGACGGGTCCTCGCCGGAGGCCCTCCTCGTCTTCGGCCAGGACATCGCCGCGGCCGGGACGCTCGAGCACTGCCTCGCGGCAGCGGCAGCCCTGAGCCCCGCGGCGCCGGAGGTCGTCGACCTGGGCGGCGCCGTCGTCGTCCCCGGCTTCATCGACGCGCACGCCCACCCGCTCATGTACGGCCAGCTCATGACCTGGGTGGACTGCGGCCCGGAGAAGGCCGGCTCCATTCCCGAGATCGTTGCACTCCTGCAGGAGGCCGCGAGGGAACTGTCGGCGGGCCGGCCGGTGCGCGGGTACGGCTACGAGCACCGGAACCTCGTGGAAGGCCGCCACCCCACGCGGCACGAGCTGGACCAGGTGGCCACCGACCGCGAGGTGTACCTGATGAACGCGTCGGGGCACGGCGGGGTGGTGAACAGCTTCACCCTGGAGCTCCACGGCGTCACGCGGGACACCCCGAATCCCCCGGGCGGGGAGTTCTTCCGGGACGCCGACGGCGAGCTCACGGGCGAGCTGTCCGACGCCGCCTGCAACGTGCTCACCGGAGTGCATGGCGTGAAGGTGGGCCACCATGGTCCGAACTTCCACCTCGCCGACGCCCCCGAGGAGCACCTCCGCCAGCTCGCCGCCGCTCAGGAGAAGTTCCTGGCCGGCGGGGTGACCGCGATCGGCGACGCCCAGGTGTCCCGTCGCGAATTCGACATGTATCTGCGCCTCGCCGAAGCCGACGGCCTGAAGACCCGCGTGAGCATATATCTGCTGTCTCATCTGCTCGATGACGCGCTGGAGATGGGCCTGCACGGCGCCTTCGGCAACGACATGCTGAGCTTCGCCGGGATCAAGCTCTACGCGGACGGGACCCTGGGCGGCTGGACCGCGTACTTCCCGGACGGCTACGTCGGTGACCCCTGCCGGACCGGCCAGCTCTACCACGAGCCCGCCGAGTACCGGGAGCTGATCCGGAAAGCGCACGCCGCGGGCGTCCAGACGGCCACGCACGCGCAGTCCCCCACCGCGCTGGAGATGGTCATCGGTGCGATTGAAGCGGCACTGGAGGAACGTCCGGACGACGACGCCCGGCACCGGATCGAGCACTGCGGACTGCCGACGCCCGAGCAGATCGAGCGGATGGCCGCCGCCGGCATCCACCCGGTCAATCAGCCGCAGCACTACTACAACTGGGGCGAGGGCGTCACGGCCGCGATCGGCACGCCCGGCGAGCGCTTCAACCCGCTCGGTGAATTCGTCCGGGCCGGCGTTCCGGTCACCATCAGCTCCGACGCCCCCGTCGCCGATCCGCTGCCCCTCGAAGCCATCCAGGCTGCGGTCACCCGGGTCACCCGGCGCGGCCACCGGCTCGGTTCCCTCGATCTGCGGATCAGCCGCGAAGAGGCCCTGAAGGCGCACACCCTCACGGCGGCCCGGGCGATCGGCCGGGAAACCGATCTCGGGTCCCTCGCGGTCGGCAAGCGGGCCGACTTCGCGGTCCTTTCCGCCGATCCCCTCACGGTCCCCGAGGACGAGATCGCCCGGATCCAGGTCCTGCAGACCTGGGTGGACGGGCGGCGCCGCTTCCTCGCCGGAACCCCCACCGCCATCCCCGCACAGCACGCGATCCAGGACTGA
- a CDS encoding thiamine pyrophosphate-binding protein, giving the protein MNTITSPEQQPIEAGPYANAGLAIMTTLSNYGIDTIFGIPGTHNLEFYRHLAPLGIHPVTSRHEQGAGYAADGWAQQTGLPGVVITTSGPGLLNALSAAGTAYCESRPLLLLSPGPALGDEFADRGALHETKDSTAAAGAIVEWSLRATSAEEAVEAIHRAFELFRGTRPRPVHVEVPLDVLEGPAALSSRLLAARPAPAPAPADDDAVATAARLLAGAAHPVILAGGGSLPGRGALRALAESLPAPVVTTLNGKGALPESHPLSLGSDIRLPAAQALCNDADVLLVVGSKVGEAELWGGEVAPSGTVIRVDILERQMDTNLTADVRLVGHSAAVLPQLLEAVRSALSEAATATSTTHKPRGSGLTARLSALRTELKDAGRAMAPDLAALACEIQAAIPADTIIAGDSSQITYFGTSTFIPQDEPHSFLYTPAYATLGYGLPAAIGAKVGAPDRPVVAVVGDGALMFAVQEFATAVEQGLDLVVVCVDNGGYAEIKQNEADRGIPPVGVELHQPDWAALAAAFGGNGVSVSAPAEVQPAVERALAAGGVQLVHVPLGVFSDARLGEESPEDAQG; this is encoded by the coding sequence ATGAACACCATCACCTCCCCCGAGCAGCAGCCGATCGAGGCCGGACCGTACGCCAACGCCGGGCTCGCGATCATGACGACCCTGAGCAACTACGGCATCGACACGATCTTCGGTATCCCCGGCACCCACAACCTCGAGTTCTACCGCCACCTGGCGCCCCTGGGCATCCACCCCGTGACGAGCCGTCACGAACAGGGTGCCGGGTACGCCGCGGACGGCTGGGCTCAGCAGACGGGGCTGCCGGGCGTCGTCATCACGACCTCCGGCCCGGGCCTGCTCAACGCCCTGTCCGCCGCCGGGACGGCCTATTGCGAATCCCGCCCCCTGCTGCTGCTCTCCCCCGGCCCCGCACTGGGTGACGAGTTCGCGGACCGCGGCGCGCTGCACGAGACCAAGGACTCGACGGCGGCCGCCGGGGCGATCGTCGAATGGAGCCTGCGCGCCACCTCCGCCGAGGAGGCCGTGGAGGCCATCCACCGGGCCTTCGAACTGTTCCGCGGCACCCGTCCGCGTCCGGTCCACGTCGAAGTGCCCCTGGACGTCCTGGAAGGTCCCGCTGCGCTCAGCAGCCGGCTCCTCGCCGCCCGCCCCGCGCCGGCACCCGCCCCCGCGGACGACGACGCCGTCGCCACCGCCGCGCGACTGCTCGCCGGGGCGGCCCACCCGGTCATCCTGGCCGGCGGAGGATCGCTGCCGGGCCGTGGTGCTCTGCGCGCCTTGGCGGAATCCCTGCCGGCCCCCGTGGTCACAACCCTGAACGGGAAGGGCGCCCTGCCCGAGTCCCACCCGCTCTCCCTCGGCTCGGACATCCGTCTTCCCGCGGCGCAGGCGCTCTGCAATGACGCCGACGTCCTGCTCGTCGTGGGTTCCAAGGTGGGCGAGGCAGAACTCTGGGGTGGCGAGGTGGCGCCCAGCGGCACCGTGATCCGGGTGGACATCCTGGAACGCCAGATGGACACGAACCTGACCGCGGACGTCCGGCTGGTCGGGCACAGTGCGGCGGTGCTCCCGCAGTTGCTCGAGGCGGTGCGGAGCGCGCTCTCGGAAGCGGCAACCGCCACCTCGACGACCCACAAGCCGCGCGGCTCCGGACTCACGGCCCGGCTCAGCGCCCTCCGCACTGAGCTGAAGGACGCCGGCCGCGCGATGGCCCCGGATCTCGCCGCCCTGGCCTGCGAGATCCAGGCCGCGATCCCGGCGGACACGATCATCGCCGGTGACTCCTCGCAGATCACCTACTTCGGCACGTCCACCTTCATCCCCCAGGACGAACCGCACTCGTTCCTCTACACCCCCGCCTACGCCACGCTCGGCTACGGGCTGCCCGCCGCGATCGGGGCCAAGGTCGGCGCACCGGACCGGCCGGTGGTGGCGGTCGTGGGCGACGGCGCGCTGATGTTCGCGGTGCAGGAGTTCGCCACGGCGGTGGAGCAGGGCCTGGACCTCGTGGTGGTGTGCGTCGACAACGGCGGCTACGCCGAGATCAAGCAGAACGAGGCGGACCGCGGGATCCCCCCGGTCGGCGTCGAGCTGCACCAGCCGGACTGGGCGGCCCTCGCCGCCGCCTTCGGGGGCAACGGGGTGTCGGTGAGCGCCCCGGCGGAGGTGCAGCCCGCCGTCGAGCGGGCCCTCGCCGCCGGAGGCGTCCAGCTCGTCCATGTGCCGCTCGGAGTCTTCAGCGACGCCCGCCTGGGCGAGGAGTCGCCAGAGGACGCTCAGGGCTGA
- a CDS encoding SDR family NAD(P)-dependent oxidoreductase, with translation MELTATASLVTGGASGLGAATAAALVERGARVFALDLPQQLERASAPDGVTFIPADVTDAEQVQAAVEQAGAELPLRTVVNCAGIAPSRRILGRNGVHDPQLFATVLNVNLLGTFTVLAYASEAIAATAPDDDGQRGVIINTASVAAYEGQIGQVAYSASKAGVVGMTLPAARDLARHGIRVCTIAPGIVDTPMLATVSEEYRAGLAASVPFPQRLCRPEEYARLVTMIVEHDYLNGETIRMDGALRMAPQ, from the coding sequence ATGGAACTCACCGCCACAGCATCCCTCGTCACCGGAGGGGCCTCGGGCCTCGGAGCGGCCACGGCGGCCGCCCTCGTGGAGCGCGGGGCCCGTGTCTTCGCCCTGGACCTCCCGCAGCAGCTGGAGCGCGCCTCGGCACCCGACGGCGTGACCTTCATCCCCGCGGACGTGACCGACGCAGAGCAGGTCCAGGCCGCCGTCGAGCAGGCCGGTGCGGAGCTGCCGCTCCGCACCGTGGTGAACTGTGCGGGGATCGCCCCGAGCCGCCGGATCCTCGGCAGGAACGGTGTCCACGACCCCCAGCTGTTCGCCACCGTGCTCAACGTCAACCTCCTCGGGACGTTCACCGTCCTCGCCTACGCTTCGGAGGCCATTGCGGCCACGGCCCCGGACGACGACGGCCAGCGCGGCGTCATCATCAACACCGCCTCCGTCGCCGCGTACGAAGGCCAGATCGGCCAGGTGGCCTACTCCGCGTCGAAGGCCGGCGTCGTGGGCATGACGCTGCCCGCAGCGCGTGACCTAGCACGGCACGGAATCCGGGTCTGCACCATCGCGCCCGGGATCGTGGACACCCCCATGCTCGCCACGGTGAGCGAGGAGTACCGGGCGGGCCTGGCCGCGAGCGTCCCGTTCCCGCAGCGGCTCTGCCGCCCCGAGGAGTACGCCCGCCTGGTGACCATGATCGTGGAGCACGACTACCTCAATGGCGAGACCATCCGCATGGACGGCGCGCTCAGGATGGCTCCGCAGTAA
- a CDS encoding NAD-dependent succinate-semialdehyde dehydrogenase — translation MATTTKQGYRVTNPATGEVVEEFPFSTDAEVQDALTKAQTAYEDWGSRTIEERAAVVQRAAELFEERKEELARIAATEMGKPFHEGIEEAEFSSAIVGYYAEHGPAFVADQEVPTLADGKAVIQRLPIGPLLGIMPWNFPYYQVARFAGPNLVLGNTVLLKHAESCPRSALAIEQIFRDAGVPEGAYVNVFATHEQISSIIEDPRIQGVSLTGSERAGAIIGAQAGKALKKAVLELGGSDPYVILDSDDIKEAAATAWGTRIYNTGQACNSNKRMIVMEDIFDDFVSELTELAKAVKPADPLEPGENSYGPMSSRRAAEDLDAQVQDAVAKGATLHAGGVLAEGDSAYYSPAVLTGVTPDMRAFQEELFGPVAVVYKVTSDDEALELANNTPFGLGGAVFAKDEDRARQIADKLQVGMANVNTPAGEGAELPFGGVKRSGFGRELGPLGMDEFVNKRLYFVAN, via the coding sequence ATGGCGACGACCACAAAACAGGGCTACCGGGTCACCAACCCTGCCACCGGCGAGGTCGTGGAGGAGTTCCCCTTCTCCACCGATGCTGAGGTGCAGGATGCGCTGACCAAGGCCCAGACCGCCTACGAGGACTGGGGATCGCGGACCATCGAGGAGCGCGCCGCCGTCGTGCAGCGCGCCGCCGAACTGTTCGAAGAGCGCAAGGAGGAGCTCGCCCGTATCGCCGCCACGGAGATGGGCAAGCCGTTCCACGAAGGCATCGAAGAGGCCGAGTTCTCCAGCGCGATCGTCGGGTACTACGCCGAGCACGGCCCCGCCTTCGTCGCGGACCAGGAGGTTCCGACCCTCGCCGACGGCAAGGCCGTCATCCAGCGCTTGCCGATCGGCCCGCTGCTCGGCATCATGCCGTGGAACTTCCCGTACTACCAGGTGGCACGCTTCGCCGGCCCGAACCTCGTGCTCGGCAACACCGTGCTCCTGAAGCACGCTGAGTCCTGCCCGCGTTCCGCGCTGGCCATCGAGCAGATCTTCCGTGACGCGGGTGTTCCCGAGGGCGCCTACGTCAACGTGTTCGCCACCCACGAGCAGATCTCATCCATCATCGAGGATCCCCGCATCCAGGGCGTCTCCCTGACCGGTTCCGAGCGTGCCGGCGCCATCATCGGCGCCCAGGCCGGCAAGGCCCTGAAGAAGGCCGTGCTGGAACTCGGCGGCTCCGACCCGTACGTGATCCTGGATTCCGACGACATCAAGGAAGCCGCCGCCACCGCGTGGGGCACCCGCATCTACAACACGGGTCAGGCCTGCAACTCCAACAAGCGCATGATCGTCATGGAGGACATCTTCGACGACTTCGTCTCCGAGCTGACCGAGCTGGCCAAGGCCGTCAAGCCCGCCGACCCGCTGGAGCCGGGCGAGAACTCCTACGGCCCCATGTCCTCGCGCCGCGCTGCCGAGGACCTCGACGCCCAGGTGCAGGACGCCGTCGCCAAGGGCGCGACCCTGCACGCCGGTGGTGTCCTGGCCGAGGGTGACAGCGCGTACTACTCCCCCGCCGTCCTCACGGGCGTCACCCCGGACATGCGCGCCTTCCAGGAGGAGCTGTTCGGCCCGGTGGCCGTGGTCTACAAGGTCACGAGCGATGACGAAGCCCTCGAACTGGCCAACAACACCCCGTTCGGCCTCGGCGGCGCCGTGTTCGCGAAGGACGAGGACCGCGCCCGCCAGATCGCAGACAAGCTCCAGGTCGGCATGGCCAACGTCAACACCCCCGCGGGTGAGGGCGCAGAGCTGCCGTTCGGTGGCGTCAAGCGCTCCGGTTTCGGCCGCGAGCTGGGCCCGCTGGGCATGGACGAGTTCGTGAACAAGCGCCTCTACTTCGTGGCCAACTGA
- a CDS encoding ScbR family autoregulator-binding transcription factor: MQQRAIETRSSVIEGASKVFERAGYGNASLSEISTQSEVTKGALYFHFKSKEEIALAVIEAQHARSRDAGDKVTSRGDKALPTILECCRVFGQQLLDDVVVRAGIRLTFEASVFDADVTGPYQDWVETMTQMTAQGQLEGDIKAEVNPADFARYLVASFTGVQMVSNVLTGRQDVMERIRQMWDFMLPAVAVDPSRWNTEELFASRA, encoded by the coding sequence ATGCAGCAGCGGGCCATCGAAACCCGGAGTTCCGTGATTGAAGGCGCGTCCAAGGTTTTTGAACGCGCCGGGTACGGCAATGCCAGCCTCAGCGAGATCTCCACGCAGTCGGAGGTCACCAAAGGCGCGTTGTACTTTCATTTCAAGTCCAAAGAGGAGATCGCCCTCGCGGTGATCGAAGCCCAGCATGCCCGCTCCCGTGACGCGGGGGACAAGGTGACTTCGCGCGGTGACAAAGCACTGCCCACCATTCTGGAATGCTGCCGTGTCTTCGGGCAGCAGCTGCTCGACGACGTCGTGGTGCGGGCCGGCATCCGGCTCACCTTTGAAGCCTCGGTCTTCGACGCCGACGTCACGGGGCCTTATCAGGACTGGGTGGAGACCATGACGCAGATGACGGCGCAGGGGCAGCTGGAAGGCGACATCAAGGCGGAGGTGAATCCCGCCGACTTCGCCAGGTATCTGGTGGCTTCCTTCACCGGGGTGCAGATGGTCTCCAATGTTCTGACCGGACGCCAGGACGTCATGGAGCGGATCCGCCAGATGTGGGACTTCATGCTCCCGGCCGTGGCCGTCGACCCTTCGCGCTGGAACACGGAGGAGCTGTTCGCCTCGCGGGCTTAG